From a single Brassica oleracea var. oleracea cultivar TO1000 chromosome C5, BOL, whole genome shotgun sequence genomic region:
- the LOC106294152 gene encoding polygalacturonase-like: MTKTNITLALLFTLLTFIDVSTSSSVVFNVVSFGAKPDGVTDSTAAFLKAWQAACVSAYSATVMVPTGTFLVKGITFTGPCKSKLKFQVAGTVVAPADYWAFGNSGYWILFNRVSKMSLVGGTFDARASGFWACRKSGQNCPPGVRSITFNGAKDVVISGVKSMNSQMSHMTLKGCTNVAVRNIKLVAPGNSPNTDGFGVQSSTGITLTGSTIQTGDDCVSIGPGSRNFLISKLNCGPGHGVSIGSLAKTLNEDGVENVTVSNSVFTGTTNGVRIKSWARASTGFVNKVFFQNLIMKNVQNPIIIDQNYCPTHQGCPTEHSGVKISQVTYRNIQGTSATQQAMNLACSKTNPCTGITLQDIKLTYNKGTPATSYCFNAVGTSLGVIQPTSCLNR; the protein is encoded by the exons ATGACGAAAACAAATATTACATTAGCACTTCTCTTCACCCTCCTCACCTTCATCGATGTCTCAACCAGCTCCTCCGTTGTATTCAACGTCGTTAGCTTCGGGGCCAAACCTGACGGAGTCACAGATTCGACGGCAGCATTCCTCAAGGCATGGCAAGCGGCTTGTGTCTCGGCATATTCAGCCACTGTGATGGTTCCGACTGGTACGTTTCTAGTGAAGGGGATAACGTTTACAGGGCCATGCAAGAGCAAGCTCAAGTTTCAAGTAGCCGGAACCGTCGTTGCTCCAGCAGATTACTGGGCATTTGGAAACTCTGGCTACTGGATTCTCTTCAACAGGGTTAGCAAAATGTCACTTGTCGGTGGGACTTTCGACGCTCGGGCTAGTGGGTTCTGGGCTTGCCGGAAATCTGGTCAGAATTGTCCTCCCGGTGTTAGG TCCATAACGTTCAACGGCGCAAAAGACGTGGTCATAAGTGGAGTGAAATCGATGAACAGTCAAATGTCCCATATGACCCTCAAAGGTTGCACCAATGTGGCTGTCCGTAACATCAAGCTAGTGGCTCCCGGAAACAGCCCAAACACCGATGGTTTTGGCGTTCAATCCTCCACAGGAATCACACTCACTGGAAGCACAATTCAGACCGGAGACGATTGTGTTTCTATCGGCCCTGGCTCCCGCAACTTCCTTATCTCCAAACTTAACTGTGGCCCAGGTCATGGGGTTAG CATTGGGAGCTTGGCAAAGACATTGAACGAAGATGGAGTAGAGAACGTGACAGTATCGAATTCCGTATTCACCGGGACAACAAACGGCGTAAGGATAAAGTCGTGGGCGAGGGCGAGTACTGGATTCGTTAATAAAGTCTTCTTCCAAAACCTAATCATGAAGAACGTCCAAAACCCTATCATAATCGACCAAAACTATTGTCCTACCCACCAAGGTTGCCCTACCGAG CATTCGGGGGTAAAGATTAGCCAAGTGACGTATAGGAACATACAAGGAACGTCCGCGACACAGCAAGCGATGAATCTGGCATGTAGCAAGACCAATCCATGCACTGGAATCACATTACAAGACATTAAGCTTACTTACAACAAAGGAACTCCTGCTACTTCCTACTGTTTCAATGCTGTTGGGACTAGTCTCGGTGTTATTCAGCCTACGAGTTGTCTCAACCGATAA
- the LOC106295403 gene encoding pentatricopeptide repeat-containing protein At1g05670, mitochondrial: MKKGTTFALRSFIQLFSFNARKLSSSSITDTTRPFPDYSPKKPSVIDTELVHQIANAIKLRRAEPLRRSLKPYECKFKTDHLIWVLMKIKSDYNLVLDFFEWARSRRDSTLEALCIVTHLAVASKDLNVAYSLVSSFWERPKLSVNDSFVQFFDLLVYTYKDWGSDPNVFDVFFQVLVEFGMLREARRVFEKMLNYGLVLSVDSCNLYLSKEKTGTAVIVFKEFPEVGVCWNVASYNIVIHCVCQLGRVTEAHHLLVLMELKGYTPDVVSYSTVINGYCRFGELEKVWKLIEVMKEKGLKPNSYTYGSVILLLCRSCKLVEAEDAFREMIGDGIVPDNVVYTTLIDGFCKGGNLKAASKFFHEMLSLDIAPDVVTYTAVISGFCRVGDMVEAGKLFHEMLCRGLEPDSVTFTEVINGYCKAGEMKEAFSVHNRMIQAGCSPNVVTYSALIDGLCKEGDLDSANDLLHEMWKIGLQPNLFTYNSIVNGLCKSGSIEEAVKLVGEFEAAGINPDAVTYTTLMDAYCKAGEMSKAQEVLEEMLGRGIEPTVVTFNVLMNGFCLNGMLEDGEKLLNWMLAKGIAPNATTYNSLLKLYCIRGDVKAAAAVYKDMCAREVGPDGRTYENLIRGHCKARNMKEAWFLYRGMVEKGFSVSAGTYSDLIKGFFKRKKFAEAREVFEEMKREGLAADKEIYDFFSDVKLKGRRRTDTVVDPVDEIIESYLVDDELREAN, from the coding sequence ATGAAGAAAGGTACTACCTTTGCCTTGAGAAGCTTCATCCAGCTCTTTTCATTTAACGCTCGTAAGCTCTCTTCCTCGTCGATAACTGATACCACCAGACCCTTCCCCGATTACTCCCCGAAGAAACCTTCAGTAATCGACACCGAGCTCGTCCACCAAATCGCCAATGCGATTAAGCTCCGTCGCGCTGAGCCTCTGAGACGCAGCTTAAAGCCTTACGAATGCAAGTTCAAGACCGACCATTTGATCTGGGTCCTGATGAAGATCAAATCCGATTACAATTTGGTTCTTGACTTCTTCGAATGGGCGCGCTCTCGCAGAGACTCCACCCTTGAAGCACTCTGCATCGTCACTCACTTAGCTGTAGCGTCTAAGGATTTAAACGTGGCTTATTCTCTTGTAAGCAGCTTCTGGGAGAGACCGAAGCTGAGTGTTAATGACTCCTTTGTACAGTTTTTTGATCTGTTAGTGTATACTTACAAGGACTGGGGTTCGGATCCTAATGTGTTCGATGTTTTCTTCCAAGTATTAGTCGAGTTTGGGATGCTACGTGAAGCTAGGAGAGTCTTTGAGAAGATGTTGAATTACGGATTGGTTCTCTCTGTTGATTCATGTAACTTATACCTTTCGAAAGAAAAAACTGGAACGGCTGTTATAGTATTCAAAGAGTTCCCTGAAGTGGGTGTTTGTTGGAACGTTGCTTCTTACAACATTGTGATTCATTGTGTTTGTCAACTTGGGAGGGTTACCGAAGCTCACCATCTACTAGTTCTCATGGAGTTGAAAGGGTACACCCCTGATGTAGTAAGTTACAGTACGGTTATAAACGGATACTGTAGATTTGGGGAGCTTGAAAAGGTCTGGAAGTTAATTGAAGTAATGAAAGAGAAAGGATTGAAGCCAAACTCTTATACTTACGGTAGCGTAATTCTTCTGCTTTGCAGAAGCTGTAAGCTAGTTGAAGCAGAGGACGCTTTTCGAGAGATGATAGGGGACGGCATAGTTCCTGACAATGTAGTGTACACAACTCTTATCGATGGTTTCTGCAAGGGAGGGAATCTAAAAGCTGCATCGAAGTTTTTTCACGAGATGCTCTCTCTGGATATTGCACCAGATGTTGTGACGTATACTGCTGTTATCTCAGGGTTTTGTCGTGTTGGAGACATGGTGGAGGCTGGTAAGCTCTTCCATGAGATGCTTTGCAGGGGTTTGGAACCGGATAGCGTTACTTTCACCGAAGTTATCAATGGATACTGCAAAGCAGGGGAGATGAAAGAGGCTTTCAGTGTTCACAATCGCATGATTCAGGCTGGGTGTTCTCCTAATGTTGTTACGTACAGTGCATTGATTGATGGGCTCTGTAAGGAAGGGGACTTGGACTCAGCAAACGACCTTCTCCATGAGATGTGGAAGATAGGTCTTCAACCGAATCTTTTTACTTATAACTCCATTGTCAATGGTCTGTGTAAGTCAGGGAGTATCGAAGAGGCGGTTAAGCTTGTTGGAGAGTTCGAAGCTGCGGGGATTAATCCTGACGCTGTCACTTATACAACGTTAATGGACGCGTACTGCAAAGCAGGGGAGATGTCTAAGGCTCAAGAGGTTTTGGAGGAGATGCTTGGGAGAGGGATTGAGCCTACTGTTGTCACATTCAACGTACTAATGAACGGGTTTTGTTTGAACGGGATGTTGGAAGATGGCGAGAAGCTTCTTAATTGGATGCTGGCGAAAGGGATCGCACCTAACGCAACCACGTATAACTCTCTCCTGAAGCTGTATTGCATTAGAGGTGACGTGAAGGCAGCAGCTGCGGTTTACAAGGACATGTGTGCTCGGGAAGTGGGGCCTGATGGTAGGACGTATGAGAATCTGATTAGAGGGCATTGCAAGGCGAGGAACATGAAGGAGGCTTGGTTTTTGTACCGAGGGATGGTGGAGAAAGGGTTTAGCGTCTCTGCTGGCACGTATAGTGATCTTATTAAGGGGTTCTTTAAGAGGAAGAAGTTTGCGGAGGCGAGAGAGGTTTTCGAGGAGATGAAAAGAGAAGGGTTAGCTGCGGATAAAGAGATTTATGACTTCTTCAGTGATGTGAAATTGAAGGGCAGGAGGAGGACGGATACAGTTGTGGATCCTGTTGATGAAATAATAGAGAGTTACCTTGTGGATGATGAATTAAGGGAAGCTAATTAG
- the LOC106295404 gene encoding UDP-glycosyltransferase 74E2-like: MIHGSHVIVLPFPVQGHLTPMFQFCKRLASKGLTSTLVLVSDKPSPPYKTENDSISVFPIPSGSQEGKDPLQDLDDYIDRVYTSIKNHLPELIQDMKLLENPPRALVYDSTLPWLLDVAHDHGLRGAAFFTQPWLVSVIYYHAHKGSFSVPSSKHGHSTLASFPAFPMLSANDLPSYLCESSSYPKILRIVTEQLSNIDRVDILVCNTFDNLEEKLLKWVKRMWSVLNIGPTVPSMYLDKRLSEDKNYGFSLFTAKSAECMEWLNSKQPNSVVYVSFGSLVILKDDQMMELAEGLKQSGCFFLWVVRETEMNKIPISYVEEIGEKGLFVSWSPQLEVLAHESVGCFLTHCGWNSTLEGLSLGVPMIGMPHWTDQPTNAKFMEDVWKVGVRVKAEADGFVRRDEIVRCVGEVMGEEKGKEMRRNAEKWKVLALEAVSEGGSSDKSIDEFVSMFY, translated from the exons ATGATACACGGATCTCATGTTATCGTCTTGCCTTTCCCGGTACAAGGCCACCTTACTCCAATGTTCCAATTCTGCAAACGCTTAGCCTCAAAGGGCCTTACGTCCACTCTTGTCCTCGTCTCCGACAAACCCTCTCCGCCTTACAAAACAGAGAATGACTCAATCAGTGTCTTCCCCATCCCCAGTGGCTCCCAAGAAGGCAAGGACCCGTTACAAGACCTCGATGATTACATCGACAGAGTATACACCAGCATCAAAAACCACTTACCGGAGTTGATACAAGACATGAAACTCTTGGAGAATCCTCCTAGGGCTCTCGTGTACGACTCCACCTTGCCTTGGCTTCTTGATGTAGCTCATGATCATGGTTTGAGAGGTGCCGCGTTTTTCACGCAACCTTGGCTTGTCTCAGTTATTTACTACCATGCACACAAGGGATCGTTCTCCGTACCGTCCTCAAAGCACGGTCACTCGACGTTAGCATCTTTCCCTGCGTTTCCTATGCTGAGTGCCAACGATTTGCCGTCTTACCTCTGTGAATCGTCCTCTTACCCGAAGATACTAAGGATTGTGACCGAACAGCTCTCAAACATTGACCGAGTCGACATATTGGTGTGCAACACTTTCGATAACTTGGAAGAAAAG TTATTGAAATGGGTCAAACGCATGTGGTCAGTCTTAAACATTGGACCAACGGTTCCATCGATGTATTTAGACAAGCGACTCTCTGAAGATAAGAACTACGGATTCAGCCTCTTCACCGCAAAATCCGCTGAATGCATGGAGTGGCTAAACTCAAAGCAGCCTAACTCAGTTGTCTATGTATCTTTTGGAAGCTTGGTGATTCTAAAAGACGATCAAATGATGGAGCTCGCAGAAGGTCTGAAACAGAGCGGATGTTTCTTCTTATGGGTTGTGAGGGAAACAGAGATGAACAAGATTCCAATAAGCTATGTAGAGGAAATCGGTGAGAAAGGATTGTTTGTGAGCTGGAGTCCGCAGCTTGAAGTTCTTGCCCATGAATCTGTGGGTTGTTTCTTGACACATTGTGGATGGAACTCAACGTTGGAAGGTTTGAGTTTAGGAGTTCCAATGATTGGTATGCCTCATTGGACAGATCAGCCAACGAATGCTAAGTTCATGGAGGATGTGTGGAAGGTTGGGGTTAGGGTTAAGGCAGAAGCTGATGGGTTTGTGAGAAGAGATGAGATTGTGAGATGTGTGGGAGAAGTTATGGGAGAAGAGAAAGGGAAAGAGATGAGAAGGAATGCTGAGAAGTGGAAAGTGTTGGCTCTAGAAGCTGTTTCTGAAGGAGGTAGTTCTGATAAGAGCATCGATGAGTTTGTTTCTATGTTTTATTGA
- the LOC106294298 gene encoding BTB/POZ and TAZ domain-containing protein 3, with the protein MSSTKMNIPKPPPLPRVTYQRLQASKTKPSSSSSRLVPKETVATWDKVFRDGTGGDTNVQTEDNYYLLAHSSILSAASPVIANLLNQSRDKNGKPYLKISGVPYQPVHMFLRFLYSSCYEEDEMKECVIPLLFLSHIYSIPSLKRVCVDVLDQEGYINKENVVDVLLLARACDAVRICFRCISMVVKDFESISPTEGWKEMIRSDPLLEQEVEAAVEAQKERQERRVKLVEKKTYLELYETLESLVHIYREGCVTIGPRDKELRGGSETVCEFRFCKGVEGALRHFLGCKSRASSCSRCKRLWQLFQLHACICDDDSDSCEVPLCRSLKEKMKISKRDESKGRLLAEKVMAAKNSLGPFSARLFALV; encoded by the exons ATGTCTAGTACCAAGATGAACATTCCGAAACCTCCTCCTCTTCCTCGTGTAACCTACCAGCGTCTTCAAGCTTCCAAAACCAAACCTTCCAGCTCATCATCACGCCTTGTGCCAAAAGAAACAGTAGCAACTTGGGATAAGGTTTTCAGAGATGGAACTGGAGGTGATACCAATGTTCAAACCGAGGACAACTATTATCTATTAGCCCATTCAAGTATCCTG TCTGCAGCTTCACCTGTTATAGCGAACCTTCTCAATCAGTCCAGGGACAAAAATGGAAAACCATACCTCAAAATCTCTGGAGTGCCATATCAACCAGTCCACATGTTCCTTCGGTTTCTCTACTCGTCCTG CTACGAGGAGGATGAAATGAAGGAGTGTGTGATCCCTTTGCTTTTTCTCTCACACATCTACTCGATTCCATCTCTCAAAAGAGTCTGCGTAGACGTTCTCGACCAAGAAGGATACATCAACAAGGAGAACGTGGTCGACGTGCTCCTGCTAGCACGAGCCTGCGACGCCGTGAGGATTTGCTTTCGATGTATTTCGATGGTCGTCAAGGACTTCGAATCTATCTCTCCAACGGAAGGGTGGAAAGAGATGATACGGTCTGATCCTCTCCTCGAACAAGAAGTCGAGGCAGCTGTCGAAGCGCAGAAAGAGAGACAGGAAAGAAGGGTAAAGCTCGTGGAGAAGAAAACGTATTTGGAGCTTTATGAAACCCTAGAATCTCTTGTGCACATATACAGAGAAGGTTGCGTGACGATCGGGCCTCGTGATAAAGAGCTTAGAGGAGGAAGCGAGACAGTGTGTGAGTTCCGGTTTTGTAAAGGAGTTGAAGGTGCGCTTCGACATTTCTTGGGATGCAAGTCTAGGGCTTCTTCTTGTTCTCGTTGCAAAAGGTTGTGGCAGCTTTTTCAGCTTCACGCTTGTATCTGTGATGATGATTCTGATTCTTGCGAGGTCCCTCTCTGCCG GAGTTTGAAGGAGAAAATGAAGATTAGCAAGAGAGATGAATCTAAAGGGAGATTGCTTGCGGAAAAAGTTATGGCAGCGAAGAACAG